A single genomic interval of Gossypium raimondii isolate GPD5lz chromosome 11, ASM2569854v1, whole genome shotgun sequence harbors:
- the LOC105801742 gene encoding uncharacterized protein LOC105801742, which yields MSRSPSFSVKSELSVKADPDAMQRWVLAFCIIRFDLEQGQLIEECYPPGCLTQEEELEVAFSSFPDSVSQHQNRSSIHDCIFFFRFQRHKHSKQGNGTSSEISEIDDKETSSTPDEVKSIRRSRSTDISKSSKYLYGYVFNRQRHDERLKRGGEQKSVVILSHGPYYSVFRPLLQIMGPLYFDIGRKAIEHIAGYVSLWPSPVPGKLMELPIGNAMLKVNLPPAHSLPLESGISYEESASSMAPFLPSNPSVPQGLFHDSDIFGTFRGLLLQLWLLWELLLIGEPILIIAPTPPQCCEAVASLVSLVAPLLCSVDFRPYFTIHDPDFAQLNALQEGDKYPPMVLGVTNLFFLKALRYIPHIVSVGSPAPSSSRVTIASRSTGRIPAKQEGFGLQQLSLKKFSPSSLFNAVKLRRDGPLCLMTEHKEAIWSTYVATTKPDTSILNRLIDAGMSPRVEESMSVVNNEILRRHFLELTTNFLAPFGPYFRATTPSEGSSPYADPPPLPPFNADDFLMSLSARGVGKFLSKRMRSNWLDLYRRFLKGPNFLPWFQRRLAIAENEQHRLWRQARMKTDIHLLITKMPELEIVDCFDAIERHLLGEMQLQQSGRAISDSATMCQKLKGDLQAVFNVLPNDMQQLLLLNPQRAALLQGSSSPELTKLPGRPSIQVGVVSSNSPR from the exons ATGAGTCGATCCCCTTCTTTTTCTGTGAAGTCGGAGCTTAGTGTAAAAGCAGACCCAGATGCTATGCAACGATGGGTTCTTGCCTTTTGTATCATTAGATTTGATCTTGAACAAGGTCAGCTCATAGAAGAGTGTTATCCACCTGGTTGTCTTACACAAGAAGAGGAACTTGAGGTCGCTTTTAGTTCATTCCCGGATTCCGTTTCGCAGCACCAGAACCGTTCCAGCATCCACGATTGCATCTTCTTTTTCCGATTCCAAAGGCATAAACATTCCAAACAGGGTAATGGGACTTCATCTGAAATAAGCGAAATCGATGATAAAGAAACAAGTTCAACCCCGGACGAGGTGAAATCAATTCGGAGATCAAGAAGTACGGATATTAGTAAAAGTTCAAAATACTTGTATGGTTATGTATTCAATAGGCAAAGGCACGACGAGAGGCTAAAACGAGGTGGGGAACAAAAATCTGTAGTAATTTTGTCTCATGGACCTTACTATAGCGTGTTTAGACCTTTGTTACAAATCATGGGTCCTCTGTACTTTGATATAGGAAGAAAAGCTATTGAACATATTGCTGGTTATGTTTCGTTGTGGCCTAGTCCTGTACCTGGTAAATTAATGGAGCTTCCGATTGGGAATGCAATGCTCAAAGTTAACTTGCCACCGGCTCACAGCTTGCCTTTGGAAAGTGGAATATCTTATGAAGAATCTGCTTCTTCTATGGCCCCTTTTCTTCCCAGTAATCCATCGGTGCCACAAGGTCTATTTCACGATTCAGATATTTTCGGAACGTTCAGAGGACTTTTATTGCAACTTTGGTTATTGTGGGAGTTGTTGCTTATCGGTGAGCCAATTCTTATCATAGCACCAACTCCTCCACAATGCTGCGAGGCTGTAGCAAGTCTCGTCAGCTTAGTTGCACCTTTACTTTGTAGTGTTGACTTTAGACCATATTTTACCATCCATGATCCTGACTTTGCTCAATTGAATGCACTTCAAGAAGGGGACAAATATCCACCTATGGTTTTGGGTGTCACAAATCTCTTTTTCCTTAAAGCTCTTCGTTATATCCCACACATTGTGTCGGTTGGAAGCCCTGCACCGAGTTCAAGTAGGGTTACCATTGCAAGTAGGTCCACTGGAAGAATTCCTGCTAAACAGGAAGGATTTGGTCTTCAACAGCTTTCCTTAAAGAAGTTCTCTCCTTCAAGTTTGTTTAATGCCGTGAAGCTGAGGAGAGACGGCCCTCTCTGTCTCATGACAGAGCATAAGGAGGCAATTTGGAGCACTTATGTTGCAACTACAAAGCCCGACACTTCTATCTTGAATAGGCTTATTGATGCTGGAATGTCACCAAGGGTCGAGGAATCTATGTCTGTTGTTAATAATGAGATATTACGGCGGCACTTCTTGGAGCTCACAACCAACTTTTTGGCACCTTTTGGACCATATTTTAGGGCTACTACTCCTTCTGAAGGTTCGTCACCATACGCTGACCCCCCTCCATTACCTCCATTTAATGCTGATGATTTTCTTATGAGCTTATCAGCAAGAGGGGTGGGAAAGTTTCTCTCGAAGCGAATGAGATCTAACTGGCTGGACCTGTATAG GCGTTTTCTTAAAGGACCCAACTTTTTGCCATGGTTTCAAAGACGGCTTGCTATTGCGGAAAATGAACAACATAGATTGTGGAGGCAGGCAAGAATGAAGACTGATATACATCTCCTTATAACTAAAATGCCCGAATTGGAAATTGTTGACTGCTTTGACGCTATTGAGAGGCATCTTCTCGGGGAAATGCAG CTGCAGCAATCTGGAAGGGCAATATCGGACTCTGCAACAATGTGTCAGAAATTGAAGGGTGATCTACAGGCAGTGTTCAACGTACTTCCAAACGACATGCAGCAGCTTTTGCTTTTAAACCCCCAAAGAGCAGCTCTTTTACAGGGAAGTTCAAGTCCAGAACTAACGAAACTTCCTGGCCGTCCTTCGATTCAAGTCGGGGTTGTATCCTCCAACTCACCAAGATAA
- the LOC105801411 gene encoding small polypeptide DEVIL 4, whose amino-acid sequence MKNGAMRGSKRRYEQKGNGGFLKEKRGRFYIIRRCIAMLLCWRD is encoded by the coding sequence ATGAAAAATGGTGCAATGAGAGGGTCAAAGAGAAGGTATGAGCAGAAGGGCAATGGAGGGTTTCTAAAGGAAAAAAGAGGTAGGTTTTACATTATACGAAGATGTATTGCCATGCTTCTATGCTGGCGTGACtga